The sequence below is a genomic window from Nocardia fluminea.
GGCTGCACAGCTGCGGGCTGGCGATCATCGTGAGCAGGGTCTCGCGCAGCTCGTCGCCGGTCTTCGGCCGGGTCAGGGTGGCGGTGGTGTCGGCGATCAGCGCGTCCTGGGTGTCGGGGCGCTGCACGGGGCGCTCGTACACCGGGCCCTCGTGGGCGACGGTGCGCGGCGGCACGTCCACCACGGTCTCGCCGTGCCAGGTGATGACGAGGTGGTCGCCGTCGGTGACCTCACCGATGTCGGTGGCCAGCACATCCCACTTCTTGCACACGGCCATGAACGCGTCCACGTTCTCCGGCGTGACGACCGCGCACATGCGCTCCTGCGATTCGCTCGACAGGATCTCCGCGGGGGTCATGTGCTTGGCGCGCAGCGGGACCTTGGTCAGGTCGATGTGCATGCCGCCGTCGCCGGCCGCGGCGAGTTCGGAGGTGGCGCAGGACAGACCGGCGCCGCCGAGGTCCTGGATGCCCACGACGAGCCCGGCCGCGTACAGGTCGAGACAGCACTCGATGAGCACCTTCTCGGTGAACGGGTCGCCCACCTGCACGGCGGGCAGCTTCTTGCGGCCGGTGCCGGACTCGTCACCGGAGAAGGAGTCCGAGGCCAGCACGGACACGCCGCCGATCCCGTCGAGGCCGGTGCGCGCGCCGAACAGGATGATCCGGTTGCCGTTGCCCGAGGCGAAGGCCAGGTGCAGATCTTCCACCCGCATCGCCCCCGCGCACAGCGCGTTCACGAGGGGGTTGCCCTGGTAGGAGGCATCGAACACGGTCTCGCCGCCGACATTGGGCAGACCGAGCGAGTTGCCGTAACCGCCGACGCCGCGCACCACACCGTCGACCACGCGACGGGTGTCGGGGGCGTCCGCCGCGCCGAAGCGCAGCTGGTCCATCACCGCGATCGGGCGCGCGCCCATGGCCATGATGTCGCGCACGATGCCGCCGACGCCGGTGGCCGCACCCTGGTAGGGCTCCACGTAGGACGGGTGGTTGTGGCTCTCCACCTTGAAGGTGACGGCCCAGCCGTCGCCGATGTCGACCACGCCGGCGTTCTCGCCGATCCCGGCCAGCATGGAGGACTTCATCTCGTCGGTGGTGGTTTCACCGAAGTAGCGAAGATGCACCTTGGAGGACTTGTAGGAGCAGTGCTCGCTCCACATCACCGAGTACATCGCCAGCTCGGCATCGGTGGGCCGACGGCCCAGAATCTCCTTGATGCGGGCGTACTCGTCGTCTTTGAGACCGAGTTCCTTGTACGGCTGCGGAGCATCCGGGGTGGCTGCGGCGGTAGCGACGGTGTCGACCTGCAGTGTCACGGGAGACCAGGGTCCTTTCGGCCGGGGGGAACTTGATCTGCAGTCTAATGGTTGCGAGGGAGCCGCCTGCCGCCCGTACTGCCCTCACGCTGGGGAGGTGGCCGGATTCGGTCTGGTCACACTTGCGGCTGGGGCATCGGAGTACCCGTTACTCTGGCGCCGTGAACGAAAGTCCGGGGGTTTCCGAGCAGGTCGAGCCACGTATCACCGATCCCGGCAACCCGGACCGCCAACGACGCAGGCTGACCGTCGCCATCGCCTTGTTCGTGGTCTCCGCCGCCGTAGCACTGCTGGCGCACTGGTGGCACGGGTTCATCGACCTGCAGGTCTACCGCAACGGCGCGCGGGTGTGGCTCGACGGCGGCGACCTGTACGGCCCGATGCCGCCGGTGTACGGACTCGGCCTGCCGTTCACCTATCCCCCGCTGGCCGCGATGTTCTTCGTGCCGTTGGCTCTGATGCCACTGGTGGTGGCCGAGGTCGTCGTGCTGCTCACCTCGCTGGCGAGCCTGGGGATCGTGCTGTGGCTGGTGCTGGTTCGCGTGCGCCCCGAGCTCGACCGGATCTCGGTGCTCACCGCGCTGATCGCCGGACTCGGCCTCGCCCAGTTCCTGGAACCGGTCCGCCAGACCTTCAACTTCGG
It includes:
- the purL gene encoding phosphoribosylformylglycinamidine synthase subunit PurL, whose protein sequence is MTLQVDTVATAAATPDAPQPYKELGLKDDEYARIKEILGRRPTDAELAMYSVMWSEHCSYKSSKVHLRYFGETTTDEMKSSMLAGIGENAGVVDIGDGWAVTFKVESHNHPSYVEPYQGAATGVGGIVRDIMAMGARPIAVMDQLRFGAADAPDTRRVVDGVVRGVGGYGNSLGLPNVGGETVFDASYQGNPLVNALCAGAMRVEDLHLAFASGNGNRIILFGARTGLDGIGGVSVLASDSFSGDESGTGRKKLPAVQVGDPFTEKVLIECCLDLYAAGLVVGIQDLGGAGLSCATSELAAAGDGGMHIDLTKVPLRAKHMTPAEILSSESQERMCAVVTPENVDAFMAVCKKWDVLATDIGEVTDGDHLVITWHGETVVDVPPRTVAHEGPVYERPVQRPDTQDALIADTTATLTRPKTGDELRETLLTMIASPQLCSRKWITEQYDRYVRGNTVLAEHADAGVVRIDESSGRGIALATDASGRYTKLDPYTGAQLALAEAFRNVATTGATPKAVTNCLNFGSPEDPGVMWQFQQAVRGLADGCAALGIPVTGGNVSFYNQTGKDAILPTPVVGVLGVIDDVHRRIPTGLGIEPGESLILLGETRDELDGSIWSQVVHDHLGGVPPRVDFAREQLLSEVLTSGSRDGMISAAHDLSEGGLAQTVIEAALAGETGCRIVLPEDSDPFVQLFSESAGRVLVAVPRSEETRFTKMCDARQLPWVRIGVVDQGSDSVEVQGQFSVTLAELREAFEGTLPKLFGAHTA